The following are encoded in a window of Streptomyces sp. SAT1 genomic DNA:
- a CDS encoding restriction endonuclease-related protein, translating to MNPDRTVRTARWSETDGVLLLRSVATAMVRLSEAGDPGTASAVPYPEEAQRALNTTVLTCLLLKARPPESLPELVEWAACRSLDRWPVTLPPDVLPPEARLLDEDTRQPTQICYEWAVDAEDSAARYSGQHHMSVVAQRCREEKYPEAYRAFRLLLVRRPVLTHRELATLPAAAGSDLGSLGDLLYDVYQPAPAGYLDRERRSYVSCKRCHGLLHPTTGGGLWCEQRRCHEVGTVRRGREYRADEGGGVQLLIRPLRQWVSTPGLMEKRLADQLTEIGAEVELWPGFGEYGMRVRFPSGPTLAVDCKDWTSPALLGRRAAPPPPDPPYDRCLWVIPAGRLRDHPGFRAVFERYRPSASPELVTDRELLRTARRLVAAGRPYEDIDPAAPGEAPPEGLF from the coding sequence ATGAATCCCGACCGGACAGTTCGCACGGCCCGATGGTCGGAGACGGACGGCGTACTCCTGCTGCGGAGCGTCGCCACCGCCATGGTTCGCCTCAGCGAGGCCGGCGACCCGGGGACGGCGTCCGCCGTGCCGTACCCCGAGGAGGCGCAGCGGGCCCTGAACACCACGGTCCTCACCTGTCTGCTGCTCAAGGCACGCCCCCCGGAGAGCCTTCCCGAACTCGTCGAATGGGCGGCGTGCCGGTCGCTGGACCGCTGGCCCGTCACGCTGCCGCCGGACGTGTTGCCGCCGGAGGCCCGTCTCCTCGACGAGGACACCCGCCAGCCGACCCAGATCTGCTACGAATGGGCCGTGGACGCGGAGGACTCCGCGGCCCGGTACTCCGGGCAACACCACATGAGCGTCGTGGCCCAGCGCTGCCGTGAGGAGAAGTACCCGGAGGCGTATCGGGCCTTCCGCCTCCTGCTGGTGCGGCGCCCCGTACTGACCCACCGCGAACTGGCCACCCTCCCCGCGGCGGCGGGCAGCGACCTGGGGTCGCTCGGCGACCTGCTGTACGACGTTTACCAGCCGGCACCGGCCGGCTACCTCGACCGGGAACGACGCAGCTACGTCTCCTGCAAGCGCTGTCACGGCCTGCTGCACCCCACGACCGGGGGCGGACTGTGGTGCGAGCAGCGGCGATGCCACGAGGTCGGCACCGTCCGACGCGGGCGCGAGTACCGGGCCGACGAAGGCGGCGGAGTCCAGCTGCTGATCAGGCCATTGCGCCAGTGGGTGTCGACGCCCGGCCTGATGGAGAAGCGGCTGGCCGACCAACTGACGGAAATCGGGGCGGAGGTCGAACTGTGGCCCGGCTTCGGTGAGTACGGCATGCGCGTGCGGTTTCCCAGCGGCCCGACTCTGGCTGTCGACTGCAAGGACTGGACGAGCCCGGCACTGCTGGGACGCCGGGCCGCCCCGCCGCCGCCCGACCCTCCGTACGACCGCTGCCTGTGGGTGATACCGGCCGGCAGGCTCCGCGATCACCCCGGCTTCCGGGCGGTCTTCGAGCGCTACCGGCCGTCCGCGTCGCCGGAACTCGTGACCGACCGGGAACTGCTCCGCACCGCGCGGCGACTCGTGGCCGCCGGTCGCCCGTACGAGGACATCGACCCGGCCGCGCCCGGGGAAGCACCACCGGAGGGACTGTTCTGA
- a CDS encoding translation initiation factor 2 has translation MALHAVAHPDQVARIAAADRRAADRAKVVGDPTLDRLLASRPLRERYRAALGTGARRLLVLVSTWGPESLLRRFPELPARLAAHLPQDEYQLALVVHPNEHSLLGTYDLTERLAPALDAGLVLAGPHEEWASVLIAADALVTDHGSTALYYCATEDRPVVGVHRGGAELIPGSPMHTLLDRIPRLGAPDAAPSAVEEALRAYRPGTGREAARTAFAQQGRALRLLRTELYALLGLTPPARTAPPRLLPEPRPAERVPAAFDVDTAVETRTGTRADGVAARVRVARRPVGLGAPGDHLAAEDGSASEALVRSAGVLYRRPLPAADASSALAWTADGWMRHALAAYPGCRTAAAVLTPDLFLLRTRTRASTGTAEASGAYAVQVAPLAEDGRVTRADPAAAVSAVHAWLLRDSPSPAPDPVSLALAPLRLSCVIGDRAFALVLRPATDAEAAAPF, from the coding sequence GTGGCCCTGCACGCGGTCGCCCACCCCGACCAGGTGGCGCGGATCGCCGCGGCCGACCGGCGGGCCGCCGACCGGGCCAAGGTCGTCGGCGACCCCACCCTGGACCGCCTGCTCGCCTCACGTCCGCTGCGCGAGCGCTACCGCGCCGCGCTCGGCACCGGCGCCCGCAGACTGCTCGTGCTGGTCTCCACCTGGGGCCCGGAGTCGCTGCTGCGCCGCTTCCCGGAGCTGCCGGCCCGGCTGGCCGCCCACCTCCCGCAGGACGAGTACCAACTGGCCCTGGTGGTGCACCCCAACGAGCACAGCCTGCTGGGCACCTACGACCTGACCGAGCGGCTCGCGCCCGCCCTCGACGCGGGCCTGGTCCTGGCGGGCCCGCACGAGGAGTGGGCGTCCGTGCTGATCGCCGCCGACGCGCTGGTCACGGACCACGGCTCCACCGCGCTGTACTACTGCGCCACCGAGGACCGGCCCGTCGTCGGCGTCCACCGGGGCGGTGCCGAACTGATACCGGGCAGCCCCATGCACACGCTCCTGGACCGCATACCGCGCCTCGGCGCGCCGGACGCCGCCCCCTCGGCCGTGGAAGAGGCCCTGCGCGCCTACCGCCCCGGGACCGGCCGGGAGGCCGCCCGGACCGCCTTCGCCCAGCAGGGACGGGCCCTGCGGCTGCTGCGGACCGAGCTGTACGCCCTCCTCGGCCTGACCCCGCCCGCCCGGACCGCCCCGCCCCGGCTGCTGCCCGAGCCCCGGCCCGCGGAGCGCGTCCCCGCGGCGTTCGACGTGGACACCGCGGTGGAGACCCGCACCGGCACCCGCGCGGATGGCGTCGCCGCCCGCGTCCGCGTCGCCCGGCGCCCGGTCGGACTCGGTGCCCCCGGCGACCACCTCGCCGCCGAGGACGGATCCGCGAGCGAGGCCCTGGTCCGCTCGGCGGGAGTGCTCTACCGGCGCCCGCTGCCCGCCGCCGACGCCTCGTCAGCACTGGCCTGGACGGCGGACGGCTGGATGCGCCACGCGCTGGCCGCGTACCCGGGCTGCCGTACGGCCGCGGCGGTCCTGACGCCGGACCTGTTCCTGCTGCGCACCCGCACCCGCGCCTCCACCGGCACGGCGGAGGCGTCCGGGGCGTACGCCGTCCAGGTCGCCCCGCTGGCCGAGGACGGGCGGGTGACGCGCGCCGACCCGGCCGCCGCGGTGTCGGCCGTGCACGCCTGGCTGCTGCGCGACTCCCCGTCTCCTGCCCCGGACCCGGTGTCCCTCGCCCTCGCGCCGCTCCGGCTGAGCTGTGTCATCGGCGACCGCGCCTTCGCCCTCGTGCTGCGCCCGGCCACGGACGCCGAGGCGGCGGCGCCCTTCTGA
- a CDS encoding tetratricopeptide repeat protein, whose product MQLPPEPACFVDREEPRERVLRAVRERADGGGRPLLVTLSGPQGVGKTELARLLARVLRDEFPDGVLSVDLDDFRMGGAADPADVLAQLLESLDVEPAFLAPQFKARCNQYWSKTAGARLILIVDNARYASEIVPLLPASGGSLVIVTSHSPLRDLEDGAALGIALPPLEERAATELLELVVQDPRLAADPDSVRALVRLCEGLPAALHVAGGWVRGHRLRPLSRLVPQLHSAWEESGVPGVERFWDTVYDGLSPTAALLYRLLPHHPALTFTADSATALLGRGPEACEDALEELDRAGLLDLSEVLSAADGRMRLPGPLRAHARRRSRRDARGGEAEEALTRLLRWLVRQFQRADRFAAGSRLLVGDAFPALAGAPDAPLADPAEADGPEERAARSDRASAWLYEERHTLFAAVRLAHERGLDAEAVALSEAVWTYALDHPHQSDVIGALRLAVACAVRDGGRPAWLVRTRCQLARHLWEAGLLGEAAEQLDHAEAALAGLGGGERDRKLGASLVEFRGMLHGAGGDWARAAAEFARSRAMHLAIPNPYGAMLQTYRLGEARAKLGELEEARELLAEAHGMAVEGKRERMTRRTGFALAGVLHRLGRTAEARPLYEDSLRAAVRRRSGFDEARVHDALAELAQNEGRSAEAAEHRTAARDIRRHNGLDA is encoded by the coding sequence GTGCAGCTTCCCCCTGAACCGGCGTGCTTCGTCGACCGTGAGGAGCCGCGGGAGCGGGTGCTCCGTGCGGTGCGGGAGCGGGCGGACGGCGGCGGCCGGCCCCTGCTCGTGACGCTCAGCGGGCCGCAGGGCGTGGGCAAGACCGAGCTGGCCCGACTGCTCGCGCGGGTGCTGCGCGACGAGTTCCCCGACGGGGTGCTCTCCGTCGACCTGGACGACTTCCGGATGGGCGGCGCCGCCGACCCCGCGGACGTGCTCGCCCAGTTACTGGAATCCCTGGACGTGGAGCCGGCCTTCCTCGCGCCGCAGTTCAAGGCGCGCTGCAACCAGTACTGGAGCAAGACCGCCGGCGCGCGCCTGATCCTCATCGTGGACAACGCGCGCTACGCCTCGGAGATCGTCCCGCTGTTGCCGGCGTCGGGCGGCAGCCTGGTGATCGTCACCAGCCACAGCCCGCTGCGCGACCTGGAGGACGGGGCCGCCCTCGGGATCGCGCTGCCCCCGCTGGAGGAGCGGGCCGCCACCGAACTGCTGGAACTGGTCGTACAGGACCCCCGGCTGGCGGCCGATCCCGACTCCGTACGGGCGCTGGTGCGGCTGTGCGAAGGGCTGCCGGCGGCCCTCCATGTCGCGGGCGGCTGGGTGCGCGGGCACCGGCTGCGGCCCCTGTCCCGGCTGGTCCCGCAGCTGCACAGCGCGTGGGAGGAGAGCGGCGTCCCCGGCGTGGAGCGGTTCTGGGACACCGTGTACGACGGTCTGTCCCCCACCGCGGCCCTGCTCTACCGGCTGCTGCCGCACCACCCCGCGCTGACCTTCACCGCGGATTCGGCGACCGCGCTGCTGGGCCGCGGGCCCGAGGCGTGCGAGGACGCGCTCGAAGAGCTCGACCGGGCCGGACTGCTGGACCTGAGCGAGGTGCTGTCCGCGGCGGACGGCCGGATGCGGCTGCCCGGCCCGCTGCGCGCCCACGCCCGGCGCCGCTCGCGCCGGGACGCCCGGGGCGGCGAGGCGGAGGAGGCACTGACCAGGCTGCTGCGCTGGCTGGTACGGCAGTTCCAGCGGGCCGACCGGTTCGCCGCCGGGTCCCGGCTCCTCGTCGGGGACGCGTTCCCCGCCCTGGCCGGGGCGCCGGACGCCCCGCTGGCCGACCCGGCGGAGGCGGACGGCCCCGAGGAGCGCGCGGCGCGCTCCGACCGCGCCTCGGCCTGGCTCTACGAGGAGCGCCATACGCTGTTCGCCGCCGTACGCCTCGCCCATGAGCGCGGTCTGGACGCCGAGGCGGTGGCGCTGTCCGAGGCGGTGTGGACGTACGCGCTGGACCACCCGCACCAGTCGGACGTCATCGGGGCGCTGCGGCTCGCCGTCGCCTGCGCGGTCCGCGACGGCGGCCGGCCGGCCTGGCTGGTGCGCACGCGGTGCCAGCTCGCCCGGCACCTGTGGGAGGCGGGGCTGCTGGGCGAGGCGGCCGAGCAGCTCGACCACGCCGAGGCGGCCCTCGCCGGGCTCGGCGGCGGCGAGCGCGACCGCAAGCTCGGGGCGTCGCTGGTCGAGTTCCGCGGCATGCTCCACGGAGCCGGCGGCGACTGGGCGCGCGCCGCGGCCGAGTTCGCCCGGTCCCGCGCGATGCACCTGGCGATCCCCAACCCCTACGGGGCGATGCTCCAGACGTACCGGCTGGGCGAGGCCCGCGCGAAGCTCGGTGAGCTGGAGGAGGCACGGGAACTGCTCGCCGAGGCGCACGGCATGGCGGTCGAGGGCAAGCGCGAGCGGATGACCCGCCGCACCGGCTTCGCGCTCGCCGGTGTGCTCCACCGGCTCGGCCGCACGGCCGAGGCCCGTCCGCTGTACGAGGACTCGCTGCGGGCCGCCGTCCGGCGGCGCTCCGGATTCGACGAGGCCCGGGTCCACGACGCGCTGGCCGAGCTGGCCCAGAACGAGGGCCGCAGCGCCGAGGCCGCCGAGCACCGCACGGCCGCCCGTGACATCCGGCGGCACAACGGTCTGGACGCGTAG
- a CDS encoding pPIWI_RE module domain-containing protein, with the protein MTRYDTIRLAGYVPDPDAEWTVPYYTLALPRPQRRLLLDLYRLGLKRPDDCLAVPVGRLNSLLQALAPEVVSVAKWLDVSHDEPWLYARGPVPADVFATLVHAWVNDLRPEPEHRQAVREVLDALRPGELRWERCEVPMLARTPTAVGTAQPDGRLYQLLPDALADLALGLDPFSYPGGSLGFRGVARRPSDRGAELLSWPPDRYVDRDGRTWWFSALLTLTLQTVPFSPEFRVHLRSGVRRWATRTGPNGLYFPPRRAASVYLLANAPWIEDGTESRASARFSVGRLRYDRALRARRWEAGGPDGMLSRLRLRQPFPQPDSLTGDPTRWLAGTKGVTAAVVHSAPMGSHGVKAGLMPGDRVPLTEWFEQALPEGLRRAPDPVRANRWSTVRRPAGQRTGEVLDPDTRETTERRQELAELLAGEPFRAEFLWLTEPIRDAGVQALATLLGLDEEPVRKPAGEAPSPDGETLSWQTPELAVELHLARIGGLADSLALSLADQRRTSALHAAIADRRAQVVRRLPAAWAGDRASLALLEIHPKDAYTPRSADPKFALRLGFRDAGRVTQFVVNPRRVPGKPADADTARARKLEACWTDGFRQLGHRAVPAHGLGPAIPADAQYAALWLVKRRRDGPTRRADLVPIAVRVRPGDPAPERITGWDVRTGEWVPYPTLLMRLAESAELPTADDPDEEPPSQGTGSPSGAEDGEAPDQDEDRNGPTERHRRVVADAVQEVLFGLRDRPTLLLVHAQNARRLWPWLQDGHIEPDRVRLHGRPAQRLAVQGPGLRLVRVRDSTDTETPQWWGHGPQTSDDGEEEERFGIATGLWRPADHDPRNRVFGSTGEKAGPGTNVSVMASRWAFRSYTREGKTGSTIDTDRPAWNPGLLEIVVAGCLPDDDPELWATLAHRLRQSPGRAPLLALPLPLHLARKATEYVLPTTRDQPTEPEEDDGAVQLCFDLGVIAP; encoded by the coding sequence GTGACCCGCTACGACACCATCAGACTCGCCGGCTACGTCCCCGACCCGGACGCCGAGTGGACCGTCCCCTACTACACGCTGGCCCTCCCTCGGCCCCAGCGGAGGCTGCTCCTCGACCTCTACCGCCTGGGACTCAAGCGGCCGGACGACTGCCTCGCCGTCCCGGTCGGCCGTCTCAACTCGCTCCTCCAGGCGCTGGCCCCCGAAGTGGTCTCGGTGGCGAAATGGCTCGACGTCTCCCACGACGAGCCGTGGCTGTACGCCCGGGGCCCCGTACCCGCGGATGTCTTCGCGACACTGGTGCACGCCTGGGTGAACGACCTGCGCCCCGAGCCCGAGCACCGGCAGGCGGTCCGCGAGGTGCTCGACGCGTTACGCCCCGGTGAACTCCGCTGGGAGCGGTGCGAGGTCCCGATGCTGGCCCGAACGCCGACGGCCGTCGGTACGGCGCAGCCGGACGGGCGGCTCTACCAGCTGCTCCCCGACGCCCTCGCCGATCTGGCCCTGGGACTGGATCCGTTCTCCTACCCCGGAGGGTCCCTGGGATTCCGCGGTGTGGCCCGGCGGCCTTCCGACCGGGGTGCCGAGCTGCTCTCCTGGCCGCCCGACCGGTACGTGGACCGCGACGGGCGGACGTGGTGGTTCTCGGCCCTCCTCACGCTGACCCTCCAGACCGTCCCGTTCTCCCCGGAGTTCCGGGTTCACCTGCGGTCCGGTGTCCGGCGGTGGGCGACGCGGACCGGACCGAACGGCCTGTACTTCCCGCCGCGTCGCGCCGCCTCCGTCTACCTGCTGGCGAACGCGCCGTGGATCGAAGACGGCACGGAGAGCCGGGCCTCCGCCCGCTTCTCCGTGGGACGCCTCCGGTACGACCGCGCACTTCGCGCCCGCCGATGGGAGGCGGGCGGGCCCGACGGAATGCTCTCCCGGTTGCGGCTCCGGCAGCCGTTCCCCCAGCCCGACAGCCTCACCGGCGACCCGACCCGCTGGCTCGCCGGTACGAAGGGAGTCACCGCTGCCGTGGTGCACAGCGCGCCGATGGGCTCGCACGGGGTGAAGGCCGGTTTGATGCCCGGTGATCGCGTCCCGCTCACGGAATGGTTCGAGCAGGCCCTGCCTGAGGGACTGCGCCGGGCACCGGACCCGGTGCGGGCGAACCGCTGGTCCACGGTCCGGAGACCGGCCGGGCAGCGTACCGGGGAAGTCCTCGACCCGGACACGCGGGAAACCACGGAACGTCGTCAGGAGCTGGCCGAGCTGCTGGCGGGAGAACCCTTTCGGGCGGAGTTCCTCTGGCTCACCGAGCCCATCAGGGACGCAGGCGTACAGGCACTCGCCACCCTGCTCGGCCTCGACGAGGAACCCGTGCGGAAACCTGCCGGGGAAGCACCCTCCCCGGACGGGGAGACGCTCTCGTGGCAGACGCCCGAGCTCGCGGTGGAACTGCACCTGGCACGGATCGGCGGGCTCGCCGACAGCCTCGCCCTCTCCCTTGCTGATCAGAGGAGGACCAGCGCCCTGCACGCGGCCATCGCAGACCGCCGCGCCCAGGTCGTACGGCGCCTGCCCGCCGCGTGGGCGGGTGACCGCGCCTCGCTCGCCCTGCTGGAGATCCATCCCAAGGACGCCTACACTCCGCGCTCCGCCGACCCCAAGTTCGCTCTGCGGCTGGGGTTCCGGGACGCGGGGCGGGTGACCCAGTTCGTGGTGAACCCGCGCCGGGTGCCGGGCAAGCCCGCGGACGCCGACACGGCCAGGGCCAGGAAGCTCGAAGCGTGCTGGACGGACGGCTTCCGTCAGCTCGGCCACCGCGCCGTACCCGCCCACGGCCTCGGTCCGGCGATCCCCGCCGACGCGCAGTACGCCGCCCTGTGGCTGGTCAAGCGGCGCCGGGACGGACCGACCCGCCGGGCGGACCTCGTGCCGATCGCCGTCCGCGTGCGCCCCGGCGACCCCGCCCCGGAGCGCATCACCGGCTGGGACGTCAGGACCGGCGAGTGGGTCCCGTACCCGACGCTCCTGATGCGCCTGGCCGAATCGGCCGAACTGCCGACCGCCGACGATCCCGACGAGGAGCCGCCCTCCCAGGGTACGGGAAGCCCCTCCGGGGCGGAGGACGGTGAAGCCCCCGATCAGGACGAGGACCGGAACGGCCCCACCGAACGGCATCGGAGGGTCGTGGCGGACGCCGTGCAGGAGGTCCTGTTCGGCCTGCGCGACCGCCCGACCCTGCTGCTGGTCCACGCCCAGAATGCCCGCCGGTTGTGGCCGTGGCTGCAGGACGGCCACATCGAGCCGGACAGGGTCCGGCTCCACGGCCGGCCGGCCCAACGGCTTGCCGTCCAGGGCCCCGGGCTCCGCCTGGTCCGGGTCCGGGACAGCACCGACACCGAAACTCCCCAGTGGTGGGGCCACGGACCGCAGACCTCGGACGACGGCGAGGAAGAGGAGAGGTTCGGCATCGCCACCGGGCTGTGGAGACCGGCCGACCACGACCCGCGGAACCGGGTGTTCGGCAGCACCGGCGAGAAGGCGGGGCCGGGCACGAACGTGTCCGTCATGGCGTCGCGCTGGGCCTTCCGCTCCTACACCAGGGAGGGAAAGACGGGTTCCACGATCGACACCGACCGGCCGGCGTGGAACCCCGGGCTGCTGGAGATCGTTGTCGCGGGATGCCTGCCCGACGACGACCCCGAGCTGTGGGCGACCCTCGCCCACCGGCTGCGGCAGTCGCCCGGACGGGCCCCCCTGCTCGCCCTGCCGCTCCCGCTCCACCTGGCCCGCAAGGCCACCGAGTACGTCCTGCCCACCACCCGGGACCAACCGACGGAGCCCGAAGAAGACGACGGAGCCGTTCAGCTCTGCTTCGACCTAGGAGTGATCGCCCCATGA
- a CDS encoding IS5/IS1182 family transposase: MADVITASEPSWTAPFTGLSPRQFGKLVTALRREGADPVRKGRPWNLPLEDRVLLVVAYWRANLTLRQLAPLFGVSKSAADRIIDHLAPSLALQQRKRFRKDTVLIVDGTLVPTRDHQVAEQSKNYRYSTNHQVVIDADTRLVVAVGRPVPGNRNDCKAWKLSGAKDAVGRTTVIADGGYRGTGLVIPHRRERGQADLPGWKEEHNASHRKVRARVEHAFARMKTWKILRDCRLKGDGVHHAMLGIARLHNLTLAG, encoded by the coding sequence GTGGCTGATGTGATCACGGCGTCGGAGCCCTCCTGGACAGCCCCGTTCACCGGGCTGAGTCCGCGGCAGTTCGGCAAGCTCGTCACCGCGCTGCGGCGCGAGGGTGCGGACCCGGTGCGCAAGGGCCGGCCGTGGAACCTGCCGCTGGAAGACCGTGTGCTGCTGGTCGTCGCGTACTGGCGGGCCAACCTCACCCTGCGCCAACTGGCCCCGCTGTTCGGGGTGTCCAAGTCCGCGGCTGACCGCATCATCGACCACCTCGCACCCTCGCTCGCCCTGCAGCAGCGCAAGCGGTTCCGTAAGGACACCGTGCTGATCGTGGACGGGACCCTGGTCCCCACCCGTGACCACCAGGTGGCCGAGCAGTCGAAGAACTACCGGTACTCCACCAACCACCAGGTCGTGATCGACGCAGACACCCGGCTCGTCGTCGCCGTCGGTCGACCGGTACCCGGCAACCGCAACGACTGCAAGGCGTGGAAGCTGTCCGGCGCCAAGGACGCCGTCGGCAGGACCACCGTCATCGCCGACGGCGGCTACCGGGGCACTGGCCTGGTGATCCCGCACCGACGCGAGAGAGGCCAGGCCGACCTCCCCGGCTGGAAAGAGGAGCACAATGCCTCCCACCGCAAAGTCCGCGCCCGCGTCGAGCACGCCTTCGCCCGCATGAAGACCTGGAAGATCCTCCGCGACTGCCGCCTGAAAGGCGACGGCGTCCACCACGCCATGCTCGGCATCGCCCGCCTGCACAACCTCACCCTCGCCGGGTAA
- a CDS encoding PD-(D/E)XK nuclease family protein → MFAGSFLRPNVHGSCPYKGALKARTGIRLAQGPLPAYKPDPREGFNLGPLGEALDLIEYEDVDPEEALSRALAATRERPRADPGLASWTHSALDRYLENSTPDLRPIPYSWVLVTRLKKTDGRGARRYEQCVWGRPYASPDGRVRELRVPVARGLGGPGREAAERVGHAERADLAAAAQVVAFGEPHRLPDRFHWSDAARPVRDVGEAALRKPEEVRITEVSCLDGERREVLSEGPEDVARRYAVHSLPRLTAAVSAGTFLPGHDCEDCKYAPSCPALPRLGGLLGIEERNRPRRTWSITNGRSYVGRPDRDESCPARERLRRLRLPDPEARALTSHVVRGHAVHTWIQQHHEAHPGIACRSDDAPDGRAPWSAGRWTVPPDQADLGARMVAAHARHCPYRLSTVSELVHERTLVAHDADADVVVLAKTDTLYLDGSSWVYRETKTDARRDPPPETDVLRERPQLALAVLLSTSPVVGEDVSAARVELEVLGPRGARLTVIDPFDTEIRASARQVVRSLTSDWHADTTAVARPGPHCRTCEMSVWCRPALPDPTKG, encoded by the coding sequence GTGTTCGCGGGATCCTTCCTCCGCCCGAATGTCCATGGCAGTTGCCCCTACAAAGGGGCGCTGAAGGCCCGGACCGGGATCAGGCTGGCCCAGGGCCCGCTTCCCGCGTACAAGCCCGACCCTCGGGAGGGCTTCAACCTCGGGCCGCTCGGGGAGGCTCTTGACCTGATCGAGTACGAGGACGTCGACCCCGAGGAAGCCCTCTCCAGGGCCCTGGCAGCCACCCGAGAGCGGCCCCGGGCCGATCCGGGGCTCGCCTCTTGGACCCACTCCGCCCTCGACCGCTACCTGGAGAACAGCACCCCAGACTTGCGGCCGATCCCCTACTCCTGGGTGCTCGTCACCCGGCTCAAGAAAACCGACGGCCGCGGTGCCCGGCGCTATGAACAGTGCGTCTGGGGACGCCCGTACGCCTCGCCGGACGGCCGGGTGCGCGAACTGCGCGTACCGGTCGCCAGGGGATTGGGTGGACCGGGCCGAGAAGCCGCGGAGCGCGTCGGACACGCCGAACGGGCCGACCTCGCGGCGGCCGCGCAGGTCGTGGCCTTCGGCGAGCCGCACCGATTACCGGACCGCTTCCACTGGAGCGACGCGGCCCGACCCGTACGGGACGTCGGCGAAGCGGCCCTGCGAAAGCCCGAGGAGGTGAGGATCACCGAGGTGAGCTGCCTCGACGGGGAACGGCGCGAGGTACTCTCCGAAGGTCCCGAGGACGTGGCCCGGCGCTACGCCGTTCACAGCCTCCCGAGGCTGACCGCCGCCGTCTCCGCCGGCACCTTCCTCCCCGGCCATGACTGCGAGGATTGCAAATATGCGCCCAGTTGCCCCGCTCTGCCCCGCCTCGGCGGCCTCTTGGGCATCGAGGAGCGGAACCGGCCGCGCCGTACGTGGTCGATCACCAACGGGCGGTCTTACGTCGGCCGTCCGGACCGCGACGAGAGCTGCCCCGCCCGGGAGCGGCTGCGCCGGCTCCGGCTGCCGGACCCCGAAGCCCGCGCCCTCACCTCGCACGTCGTCCGCGGCCACGCCGTGCACACCTGGATCCAGCAGCACCACGAGGCCCACCCCGGAATCGCCTGCCGCTCCGACGACGCTCCCGACGGCCGGGCCCCTTGGTCGGCGGGACGCTGGACGGTCCCGCCGGACCAGGCGGACCTCGGCGCGCGGATGGTCGCCGCGCACGCCCGCCACTGCCCGTACCGGCTCTCCACCGTCAGCGAACTGGTCCACGAACGCACTCTCGTAGCGCACGACGCCGACGCCGACGTCGTGGTGCTCGCCAAAACCGACACGCTCTACCTCGACGGCTCCTCCTGGGTCTACCGGGAGACGAAGACGGACGCCCGGCGGGACCCTCCGCCGGAGACCGACGTCCTGCGCGAACGGCCGCAACTCGCGCTCGCCGTCCTGCTCAGCACCAGTCCGGTCGTCGGCGAGGACGTCTCCGCCGCGCGGGTGGAGCTGGAGGTCCTCGGACCGCGTGGCGCCCGGCTCACCGTCATCGACCCCTTCGACACCGAGATCCGCGCCTCGGCACGCCAGGTAGTGCGGTCCCTGACCTCCGACTGGCACGCGGACACCACCGCGGTCGCCCGCCCGGGCCCCCACTGCCGGACCTGCGAGATGTCCGTCTGGTGCCGCCCCGCCCTTCCCGACCCGACGAAAGGCTGA